CGCGTGCCGCCGCCGCCCGCCGCCGGCTGCGAGCTCCGCCTCCAGGGCGCCTGGCAGGTAGTCTGGCGGTGCCCGGAGGGGACGGGCGGGAGGGGTGACGGTGCCGGCGGGGCGCCCGGCGAGGGCCGGGCGGGCGCGGCCGGCCGGCTACCGGGCCTCGAGGAGCTGGGGCAGCGGGTGCAGCGCTTGCTGGGCGGCGACGGCGGGGATTAAGATCGCGCCGGTGTGCGCCCGGTGTTGGTGGACGACTTCGACTACGAGCTGCCCGAGGAGCTGATCGCCCAGGAGCCGGCGGAGCCGCGCGACGCCTCGCGGCTGATGGTGCTGGAGCGGGCGACGGGCCGGGTGGAGCACCGCGTCTTCCGCGATCTGGCCGAGATCCTGCAACCCGGCGACTGCCTCGTGCTCAACGACACCCGGGTCCGTCCCGCGCGGCTGACCGGGCACCGGCCCGGCGGCGGCCGGGCGGAGCTCCTCCTGCTGCGGCCGCTCCGGGAGGACGTCTGGGAGGTGCTGGGCCGGCCGGCGCGTCGCCTGCGGCAGGGGGTACGCCTCCTCTTCGGCGGGCCGGGGGCGGAGGAGGCGCAGCTTGAGGCGGAGGTGCTGGCCAACCGCGGCGAGGGTCTGCTGGAGGTCCGCTTCCTCTACCGCGGCGACTGGGAGCGACTGCTGGACGAGCTGGGCCAGGTGCCGCTGCCCCCTTACATCCGCAAGCCGCTCCGCGATCCCGAGCGCTACCAGACCGTCTACGCGCGCGAGCCCGGCTCGGCGGCGGCGCCGACCGCGGGGCTCCACTTCACCGCCGAGCTGCTGGAGCGGCTGCGCGGGCGAGGCGTGCTCCAGGCGACCGTCACGCTCCACGTGGGCGTCGACACCTTCCGGCCCGTGCTGGAGCGGGAGGTGGAGGCGCACCGCATGCATTCCGAGTTCTTCCAGCTGGGCGAGCAGGCCGTGGAGACCATCCGGCGGGCGCGGGAGCAGGGCGGCCGCGTGGTGGCCGTGGGCACCACCGTGGTGCGAACGCTGGAGAGCGCGGCCGCTTCCGACGGGAGCCTGCGGCCGGGCGGGGGCTGGACCGACCTCTTCATCTACCCCGGCTACCGCTGGCGGGTGGTGGACGCCCTGGTGACCAACTTC
This portion of the Bacillota bacterium genome encodes:
- the queA gene encoding tRNA preQ1(34) S-adenosylmethionine ribosyltransferase-isomerase QueA yields the protein MLVDDFDYELPEELIAQEPAEPRDASRLMVLERATGRVEHRVFRDLAEILQPGDCLVLNDTRVRPARLTGHRPGGGRAELLLLRPLREDVWEVLGRPARRLRQGVRLLFGGPGAEEAQLEAEVLANRGEGLLEVRFLYRGDWERLLDELGQVPLPPYIRKPLRDPERYQTVYAREPGSAAAPTAGLHFTAELLERLRGRGVLQATVTLHVGVDTFRPVLEREVEAHRMHSEFFQLGEQAVETIRRAREQGGRVVAVGTTVVRTLESAAASDGSLRPGGGWTDLFIYPGYRWRVVDALVTNFHLPRSTLLMLVAAFAGRERILTAYREAVQRRYRFFSFGDAMLIL